The DNA region TTACCGAGAACTATCAAGATCTTATTCCTACGTCAGTCAATGGAATCATAAAATTATCTaccattaattttattttccaagaataaaaaatatatattaatattttacaaaaaataaaaaaatgaaaataaaattataaaaacataatccAATTAGACCCATATGAGTAGTTCAAAAAgtgacataattttttttccatcaaagttgtttcattaaatataaaaatggcACTACCACATTGTCAtccaaaataccaaaaaatataagGGATCCACAGAAAGCAGAGCACACCAAGAACAGAGACATCATCTCCTTCTTTTAACGTCCAATCTCCATCTTCCACTATCCTCTTCCCTTTTTCTTTGAGAAACCATTCAGAGGACTCAACTTTCGTTAACAAAGAACTGAAACAGCCAAGACTGATGTCTTCTCGCTACATAAAAGTTTACCAATCCATATTTTGTGACAATTGAGCAATGAAAAAATTCTCTCTAGCAAAAAGTGACATAAGtatcacaaaaaattataaaacttctttataattatttaataaagaaaaatatacatgttttatttttaaaataatgaaaattttatatttcatatattaaatattcttgTTTATGAAATGTTATTCTAAAAATTAACATCTAGTTTCTTGACAAAATGttgatttacattttttttccaaaaaaatcatcagctttaaaagatatttttatagAACTAATGTTAATCAACTATAACTATTGACTAAATGATGAGACTAAAATAGTATGATCAAcaaaaatttatgattaaatGATTTGTCAACAACAATTTTGAGTGGGTTTTCTTAACGAAAAAATTAGACATTTATTTCAACTAGATGAAAATTTTTCCAATATTAAACCACCATGTGTTCCTTGTAACACAgttatgttttcttatttccataatttttttttacctttcaatcaattttttttatcataaatatagtATACCAGCattaaaatgaacaaaatattttattaaatatcttaATAGACATTTATATCTGTATAGTTAATTAATctaggtttagaatttagatttGAGGAGCgaaattttaaaagaatgtGTGGTTTAggactaaaaaaaaaactaatattcaaaaataaaaatattttaaaacagtttCAAGAAATTAGAATCTAATATACATATCTATAAAATAACGATAGAaaaggtttttttatttttaaatgaaactttTTAGTCATTTCCTCCTTGTGTGTCTTTTTggcaaaattttatttttgtgtcttCTGAAAATATCGCTAAAGTATAAACAACAATATTAaatctttatataaaaaatttaaagatcaatttacaaatagaaaattcaataataaaaataaagttatagatAGTATTCACTCaaatttgaagaaaattatCAATATcctcatttttttttcctactcaaaataatatactccattcttaaatttgaatatcattaaaagaattgttttttttttttgcttaaaaacgATGCACCATTCTATTAAATAGCCCATGTACAAAGAAAAGCAATAATATTAATAGCCCATGTGAGCTTAGTGTCAAAGAAGAAACCAAATGCAGCGGAGATCGATTGATTGAACTCCGCAAAATCCAACAAAACTCTCTTTAGATCCCTCCCGATGACGATCACCACTAAACCGTCCTCGCCGCTATGCTCACTCAAAGGATCCCTCCTCACCGTCGCCGCCCTCACTCTCCTCTCCCTCTTCTACCTCTCTCTCGACTCCCTACGCACTCCCCCTCCGCCGTCTCTCGCCGCGTCGGCGGCGGCGGAGTCCACGATCCACGTCCCACAGTCCTCCTCCGAAGACTACTCCGACGTATACCACTCCCCGGACTCGTTCCGGCTCAATTACGCGGAGATGGAGAGGAAGTTCAAGGTCTACATCTACCCCGACGGAGATCCCGCCACGTTCTACCAGACGCCGAGGAAACTCACCGGCAAATACGCCAGCGAAGGTTACTTCTTCCAGAACATCAGAGAGTCTCGTTTCCGCACGCTTGATCCCGAGGAGGCCCATCTCTTCTTCGTCCCTGTCTCCCCTCACAAGATGCGTGGCAAAGTATCAACCTTTACCCACTTTGGTTCGCCTTAAAGTTTGAGTCTTTGTACTAAAAGTTTGAGTCTTTGTACTTAAAGTTTGATGCTTTATACTAAAAGTTTGATTCTTTTTCTGTGCCAGGGGACATTGTATGAGGACATGACTGTGATTGTTCGAGACTACGTCGACGGGCTGATAGCAAAGTATCCTTACTGGAACAGGACTTTGGGTGCGGATCATTTTTTCGTCACGTGCCATGACGTTGGTGTTAGAGCGTTTGAAGGGTCTCCGGTTATGATTAAGAACACGATTAGGGTTGTGTGCTCTCCGAGTTACAATGTTAGTTTCGTTCCTCATAAAGATGTTGCTTTGCCTCAAGTCCTTCAGCCTTTTGCTCTCCCTGCCGGTGGCAATGACGTTGAGAACCGGTAAAAACACACTTAGCTCCCTTACCTCTTTGTTTAGTGGTTACTAATACTGTTGTTGAACGGTGGTGTTACTTACAGGACGACGCTTGGTTTTTGGGCGGGTCATAGAAACTCCAAGATACGTGTAATACTCGCCCGTGTGTGGGAGAACGACACTGAGCTCGATATTTCAAACAACAGGATAAACAGAGCTACGGGACATTTGGTATACCAGAAGAGATTCTACAGGACTAAGTTCTGCATATGTCCCGGTGGTTCTCAAGTCAACAGTGCTCGAATTACTGACTCAATCCATTACGGATGTGTTCCTGGTAATTAAGTGTTTCTCTTTAAATCACTCTTCAAAGGAAGAAGACTAAAAACttatggttgttgttgttttgttcTGTGGATCAGTTATATTGTCAGACTACTACGACCTTCCTTTCAACGATATCCTGGACTGGAGGAAGTTTGCGGTTGTACTCAGAGAGCGAGATGTGTATAACCTCAAGCAGATCCTCAAGAACATACCACAGTCAGAGTTTGTTTCGTTGCATAACAACTTAGTCAAGGTACAGAACAAAATTTTCACCATTTTTCTTTGTGTTATAACAAGAAGCTGATTAAATTAgtctttgttgttttttttttgcaggttcaGAAGCATTTTCAATGGAACTCACCACCGGTTAAATTCGATGCGTTTCACATGATCATGTATGAACTATGGTTACGCCACCATGTCATCAAGTACTGAATcgaagacttttttttttccaacgaGTAGATACGGTCcgaagcaaaaagaaaaaaaagaaaaagctagTATGTACACCTCTTGTAAGTTTTTTGTTATCATAGCTTATAACAGTAACACCAAACAACAACATTGCATTCTTTTGaggaaatttaattatttttttgtgaattgTGTACTCTGTTCCATCCTGGGATTACTCACTTAGCCAATTACAAGATAAACATAtactttttattcttttgacaccaatgaatacatatatatacagaaaaaaTGTCTTTAGAGAATTACAATGGCATTACTGTTTCAATGTACAAAAAGATCAGTGGTAGTTAACAAATTACATACAATCTGCAATCACTTCAAACTCAatcttgatgaagaagaagaagggaggGAGTTATATACATCACTCTTGTGAGTATTTACATTGAAGACTTTTTACATGAGTTTTCAGTCTCAATCCTCTTCCAGATCAACAAGTCCATCCATCTTcttgatataaaaaaatattcctttCCCAGGATCAATGTCAATTGTTCTCCATCCTCTTTCATTGATCGATCAATGTAACCAACTTGCATCATCTTCATATGAACCATAAAGCTGCTTCTTCTTTCATAGCTTTTACAATCCCacacattgtttttttttcactctttttttcttgtttttttttgggggggctTAATCCGTTTCCAGGACCAATATACAATACCAATCATCTTAATCTAAACTGTAAAACTAtttgagcttcttctttttttttcctctttttcttttttctctttttttttgagttttcaggGTTAATGTAGTAACCAAAATGGAATTAGAGAACTAAAACTACTTAACTAACTACAAAAGGAAGGAGACCTGGTCAAAGGTTCTGCAGAGATGAAAGCCATTGCTCCATGTAGTTCTTCCCATCTGCACCATTTTGATTCAAAGAAAACGGATCTTGAGCACTTTGGATTAGGACAAAAATGTTGAAACATCAAATAGCAAAGATTGTTGAATCACGTGGATCATTTACACATGGCGATACAAAAAGAAACCTCTAAGAGAGCAACTATATATTATACCATTCTCATGCTATTAAACAAACACCAAAGATTAGCATTAATATCAAACCCCCAAGAGACATACCAGGAGGCAAACCGTTGGGGAGATTCTTGACAGCAGACAAGAACTGGTTATTATTACCAGAGCCTTCAACGACAGCTCTGTAACAAGGAACCAGGACTAAGAAGCCACCGTCATCTCCTTCTTCATCGGTTTGGAAACCAGGTCCATGTGGCTCAGTCCATCCAACAGACCACTCAGGCCCATCcccagcagcagcagcaagagCCACGGATTCAGAGCCAGAAGAACCAAAGCTCTCAAGTTCCATCTCCTTCCTCTTGATAACCCTTCCTTTGTCTCTATTTATCTTTGCAGGGAACTTGAGAGCTTCGGtctctttctcctttttaccACCTAACAACCACCAAGGCCAAGTCGGGATCTTTCTAATCATCATTTCGAGAATTTAAACTCCAAGATTTCTGAAAAAAAGGATCAAACTTTCGATCTGGGTTGAAAGAGATTAGCTTTTTCCGACAAGAGTTGCAATCTTAGCTAAAAGACCAAAGTGTCTGTCACCTTTAGGACACAACAAACCATTGAAGCAAAGATTTGAGAAACGAGATCAAACACCAGAAAGcgatttaaaaattaaaacttttatttatgtatCGTCCTCTTCCATCATATCTCTCCGACCAAATGTGTCCCTTCTACTCAAGAGCTAGCCATCTCCTCCTTCCTCTGCAATTTATAATTCGATTTCTCGGAACTTTTGGTTTAAGTTTCATCCAACGGCCACGATCTAACAATTGTCCTCTCCAATCATTAAGCTACGATTTTATGATTGATACAAgcaaaaatacattaattaataataaggAAATAGGGGAAGAGTTACTATCGACCGTTGATTAATGGAAAAGTGGATCCCCAACCGTACAAAAATCGATGATGTGTCATATTTTATCCAATCCCGTTTTGCGTATATATGAGGCTCACGTTATTGACACGTGGCAATCTCATCTGCCTTTTGTTATCTGCCTATAGTTTATTTTTCTGGTGGTTACGGGGAAAATCTTATGATGTTACTAGGAAAATTTGTATATGGTTTCTCTTCTTGCGATCCAGTATATGCGTTGACCCCCAAATTTAATTTGGCGTTTACATTTTTGTAATGATAATTAATAGTGTGGGAAATATTATTAAACTGAATAATATGTCATGTGGAAGAGATTTGTATTCATGTTTGGTACTTATTGGTTATGATGGATGAAGTTTTGTATATGTAATCGGTGGTTATGGATAAGTGTGATTTATAGCCAATAGTATTAGTTTATCGTTTTGGTCTCACCTGCTTAAGATATCAATTAACAATGTATCCagtaaacaattatatatagttACCCGGACCTCGTAGTCCAGTGGTACACCCCAGGCTTCGGTCACTGAGGGGCAACCCGAGTTTGACTCGCGGGGAGGGGAGGCGTGTCCAGGGCCTTAAACGGTACAGACACAGGCTGGCGCCGGACCTAGGTGGGTGGGTCCCGAAGGGGTCAACCacctggttaatcaaaaaaaaaaaaaaaaaaaaaaaaaaatatatagttcgGTTACAACAAAAAAGATAAAAGCTACGATAAgattaatttgatttaattgCAACTAATCCTGTATATTAAAATTTGTCACAGTATATCAGGAACatgcaactttttttttttgtaaataggAACTTGCAATTAAGTGCTAATAAAGTAAACGTTGGTCTTTTCAACAGCTTGTGGTTGCCTCTCGTTGGTGTTGTTGCGTTGTCGAGAAATGATGAACACACACACGTACgagaaaatcatataaaatgatttaattCCTAATTCGTTTATATTTGCCAACACACGCCAAAATCATCTAATTAGCCAACTAACTATAAAATGTCAAACCTTTATCTTCACACCTCTCCACTTGCGTGTAAGATGCATGTATCGTGTCTTGCTAACACGTATTAGTTATCCATATTAGCTCATAAGCGAGTCATACGGTAAAATCCTACTCATTTTGTTATCGTTACATGATTTGATTCTGTATAAAACATTACacaatcaaattatataaaaagagtAAATAAAACAATAGATTTGTAAAAGCTCcattggtccagtggtttgactaagggttcattaATTCTTCTACACCAAGAGGTCTGGATTCTGAGTcctagtaaaaaaaaaattatgcgaATTAAGAGAGAGAAGGCTTACAAGAGGTTCTGCAGCATGGATACGATAGGGTGGTTTAGGTGAGGTGATGCAGTCAGTGACGGGTAGAATTGTCGGCCGTAAAATCGTCTATAACGTTTTCCtagtttgtaatagcataattatccTAATTATccatagttaaaaaaaaaaacaatagatttttgtttttttgtctgaCATATTCTCATACATAACAACATAAGTAGCGTTGACGTATGTATCTAAGAATAAAATACATGTGCACGTAAACGTAACGATCCTTGACAAGTTTATCAACGATAACGTGGAAGTTGCAGTTAACATCATCTTGTCCAaattcaagcaaaaaaaaaaaaaaaaacatcatcttGCACAATAATGCTTCTCCCGATCGTCAGAAAAAGATGGGCCGACACCATAAAGGCCCATATAATAAAGATGGGCTTATTAAGCGGAAGTCAGTTAACGATATTAACTGTAGATCTTCTCCGTTTCTGaacatttgaaatttaaaaaaaactctttccCCTTTCTTCTCCAACGGCTCCTTTCTCAATCCCTAACTTTTGCTTCCTCTCTCctctcattttctttttctctctctctacgaTTTTGAAGAACTTAATCCATTTCTTGGTGAAAATTTCTGTTTGAAGATTCTGCAttttgaatcaggtacttgaGACTTGTAGACTGTTTCGTAGATTTTTCGTTACATGGTGCTATGAAATTAGTGACTGTAAGTGTGATTAATTACCTCATGATGGAAGAATCTCAGTTTTCGGATTGGTTAGGGTTTAGATCTGGATTGAGATTGATAaaattggttttaatttttcagttttgttgtTCGATTTGCTTTTGTAGGTGGTAACAGCGAGAGTGGGTTTTTTAAGCTCAAAACGATGGAGATGGTGTACAAAGAGCTAGATGAAGTCAAAGCCGAGAACGAGAAGCTAAGAGGAGACTTCAGAAGCAAAGCAGAGCTTCTCGACAATCTAAAGAAGGTTCAGAACAAGCGGTCGATAGAGATTCAAGAGGCGAGGTCAGTAATCGAGAAGCAAAGTTTCGAATCCGAGGAGAGAACCAGAGAGATCTCTGAGCTGAAGCGAACCAACGAGGATCTGAAGCGTTGTCTGAGAGAAAAGGATTCGGTTGTGAAGCGTTTGAATGAGGTTAATGATAAGCTTAGAGCTGATGGGGAAGAGAAGGGCCGTGGATTTGAAGAGGAGAGGAGGAAGCTTGTGTTGGCTTTGGATGAAGCGAGTGAGAAAAACATTGACTTGGAGGAGAAGAGCAGTGTCTATAGGGATGAGATTGAGGGGCTGAAGGGGAGTTTAGCGGcggcggagaagaagaaggtggaaGCTGAGAGAACCGTTAGAGATTTGAAAGAAGCGAGGGGGAGAGATGACGTGGCGGTTAAAATGGAAGAGGAGAAGAGTCAGGTGGAGGAGAAGCTGAAATGGAAGAAGGAGCAGTTTAAGCATCTCGAGGAAGCTTACGAGAAGCTTGATAATACGTTCAAAGGTTGCAAGAAAGAGTGGGAGGAAGAGAGATCGACGCTTGTAGATGAAATATACTCTCTTCAGAGCAAGCTGGATTCGCAAACGAGAATCTCAGAGGATCTTGAGAAGAAGTTAAAGATGTGTAACGGTTTGCTGACTCAAGAAGAGACGAGAAGAAAGCATCTCGAGATCCAGGTTTCTGAGTTTAAGGCTAAGTACGAAGACGCCTTTGCGGAGTACCGAGACGCGAGAAGGGAGCTGGATGATTTGGGTGGCAAAAGAGACGAGGAAGTTGCGGAGTTGAGACACTCCTTGGGTAAAAAAGAGGCGTATTTCAAGGAGATGAAGTACGAGAACGGTAAACTTGAACAGGAGAACCGCGAGCTGCTGGGTTCGTTGAGAGAGCTTCAAGAAGCTACGATCCAGGGATCAGGAAGCTCTGCGCTATCAAAGCTGAAAAACAAGTTTCGGAACCTGGAGAACGCGCACAAGAACTGTGCAGCTAATCTAAGGAGTAAAGAATCTGAATGGAGTTCTCAACTGGAGAAGATGGCTGAAGAGATGAATGATTATAAGTTGCAGCTGGGAAGCAAGGATGCGGCAGTGAATGAGCTTGAGTTGGAACTTGAAAACTTTCATTCCTCGGCAGATAAAATGAGGCTACAGTTTGAAGAAGTCTCGGTTATGTTCTTAGTGTTAAGTAGAGCAGTCTTTGAGGCTCAGTCAAGGCTTGTGAATGTCACAGATGAGCAAACCAAAGATGAGGGAAGCAAAGAGAAAAGGTGTTCTCTACTGATTGAGCAGCTAGAGCAAAAGAATGTTGCGCTGGCCAAGGCACGTGAGGAGACTGAAGCAGAACATGAAAGGGTTGCCTGCTTGCTGAAAAGAGTTGAAACGCTGGATCACTTTGAAGAAGAGAATCTTCAGATGCAGAAAGAGGTAGAGAGGTACAAACAAACAGTTGAGGAGTCATCTAAACTCCAAACTCAGATGAAAGAGAAACTGAAAGAGGCTGAAATCGACTTCGAAGAGAAGCTTCTGCAAGTCTGCGATGCACTTGACAACACAAACTCGGACCTCGTTGCAGAACGTGAGAAAGTCATGAAGTTGACAAGGCAGGTTGAGTCCTTTGGTATTGTCAAAGAGAAGTTTACAGTGATGGAAAACGAAGTTCAAAAGCAAAAAGAGATGCTGGAGGAGTCAGAAAAGCATCGGGTGATTTTAGAGGAGCAGATCACGCAGCTTGAAAGTGATTCCAAGGAGAATATTAGAGAGCTCTGCAGCAAGGTGGACACTGCATATGCAAAGTTAGCAGAAGAGGTTGAGAAGAATGTCTCATTGATAAGAAACGAAGAGCAGAGACAAAGAGAGCTTGAAAGTTACAAGGAGAAGCTTGAGAGGTTGATTCTCTTACAAGAGAAAGTTGTAGAGATGGAAAACCACTCGAAAAGGAAACTTGCTGAAGTTTCTGAGGCCTTAGAAGCAGCTAACTGTGAACTGTCTGataaaacatctgaagcgtACCAGCTTGAGTTCCAGTTATGGGTCTGGAAATCTATTGCTAAAAGGCTGAAAGTGGAACTGGAGCAAAACCAGAACCTGCGCAAAAGAGTGGAAGCCTCTCTTCTTGAACAGGTTACAGTTGGAGAAGCCGTGATGCAAGAGAAAAATGAGCTGGTGCATAAACTAAACGCTATCACCTCTGAAAGTTCCAAGACAGCTGCTATGTCTGATTCAGAGAAAGAAATCCTTATAAAGATCATGAGGGAGAAGGACAAGAACTTGGAAGAGGTCCAGAGAGAGGTAGAGCTGTCTCAACAAGAATCATTTACAAGGGAACTTGAGGGTGCTGTTTTGGCGCATATAACTGCAGAGAGGGTGTTGCAGAACGAGAGAGATGAATTAGAAGGTTCATTAAAGTCTTTATCTTTGCTTCTGGAACAGAAGCAAAACGAGGCTAGTATGGTTTACAAAGCGTGGGAGAAACTGGCTGCAAGTAAGATTCTTACCGAGGTAGAAACCGAGGCGAAGGAGCTGATGATTATAGAACTCGAAGAGGAGATCTCTAGTATTAGCCAGAAGCTAGAAAGATCCGAT from Raphanus sativus cultivar WK10039 chromosome 8, ASM80110v3, whole genome shotgun sequence includes:
- the LOC108818718 gene encoding uncharacterized protein At4g38062, with protein sequence MEMVYKELDEVKAENEKLRGDFRSKAELLDNLKKVQNKRSIEIQEARSVIEKQSFESEERTREISELKRTNEDLKRCLREKDSVVKRLNEVNDKLRADGEEKGRGFEEERRKLVLALDEASEKNIDLEEKSSVYRDEIEGLKGSLAAAEKKKVEAERTVRDLKEARGRDDVAVKMEEEKSQVEEKLKWKKEQFKHLEEAYEKLDNTFKGCKKEWEEERSTLVDEIYSLQSKLDSQTRISEDLEKKLKMCNGLLTQEETRRKHLEIQVSEFKAKYEDAFAEYRDARRELDDLGGKRDEEVAELRHSLGKKEAYFKEMKYENGKLEQENRELLGSLRELQEATIQGSGSSALSKLKNKFRNLENAHKNCAANLRSKESEWSSQLEKMAEEMNDYKLQLGSKDAAVNELELELENFHSSADKMRLQFEEVSVMFLVLSRAVFEAQSRLVNVTDEQTKDEGSKEKRCSLLIEQLEQKNVALAKAREETEAEHERVACLLKRVETLDHFEEENLQMQKEVERYKQTVEESSKLQTQMKEKLKEAEIDFEEKLLQVCDALDNTNSDLVAEREKVMKLTRQVESFGIVKEKFTVMENEVQKQKEMLEESEKHRVILEEQITQLESDSKENIRELCSKVDTAYAKLAEEVEKNVSLIRNEEQRQRELESYKEKLERLILLQEKVVEMENHSKRKLAEVSEALEAANCELSDKTSEAYQLEFQLWVWKSIAKRLKVELEQNQNLRKRVEASLLEQVTVGEAVMQEKNELVHKLNAITSESSKTAAMSDSEKEILIKIMREKDKNLEEVQREVELSQQESFTRELEGAVLAHITAERVLQNERDELEGSLKSLSLLLEQKQNEASMVYKAWEKLAASKILTEVETEAKELMIIELEEEISSISQKLERSDEYVSCFRAEVESSKQGELREVTTKMQEKLRTSEADKTELVKQVASLSSERQNLLCFISDLENGMSKQCDEDTKLMKALEKTVQRCDGFGKENNNVGSPRLAMKHEDVAVEDRSPFRQLNR
- the LOC130499141 gene encoding uncharacterized protein LOC130499141 translates to MMIRKIPTWPWWLLGGKKEKETEALKFPAKINRDKGRVIKRKEMELESFGSSGSESVALAAAAGDGPEWSVGWTEPHGPGFQTDEEGDDGGFLVLVPCYRAVVEGSGNNNQFLSAVKNLPNGLPPDGKNYMEQWLSSLQNL
- the LOC130499140 gene encoding probable glycosyltransferase At5g03795 encodes the protein MTITTKPSSPLCSLKGSLLTVAALTLLSLFYLSLDSLRTPPPPSLAASAAAESTIHVPQSSSEDYSDVYHSPDSFRLNYAEMERKFKVYIYPDGDPATFYQTPRKLTGKYASEGYFFQNIRESRFRTLDPEEAHLFFVPVSPHKMRGKGTLYEDMTVIVRDYVDGLIAKYPYWNRTLGADHFFVTCHDVGVRAFEGSPVMIKNTIRVVCSPSYNVSFVPHKDVALPQVLQPFALPAGGNDVENRTTLGFWAGHRNSKIRVILARVWENDTELDISNNRINRATGHLVYQKRFYRTKFCICPGGSQVNSARITDSIHYGCVPVILSDYYDLPFNDILDWRKFAVVLRERDVYNLKQILKNIPQSEFVSLHNNLVKVQKHFQWNSPPVKFDAFHMIMYELWLRHHVIKY